In Persicimonas caeni, a single window of DNA contains:
- a CDS encoding lysylphosphatidylglycerol synthase transmembrane domain-containing protein has product MGKLEKRIVWGVILGAVVYAGIALFSDVSELLDHLATFPLAVMAAALGLSVLNYGFRFLKWHAYLGRLGFRIPAGSSLNIFLAGMVMSVTPGKVGEVLKSLLLKERHGLPVAKTAPVVLAERITDLLGLFVIAGIGITTFDYGRWAFGVSLGLVLALILVLNRPSLVGALLDLCEKLPLVGGLRPKLEDAYASTRRLLGWKLLSWTTLISVIGWSMEALAFYLILDALGAQHAGIELAAFVFSMTTILGAVSFLPGGLGVTEGSMIGVLMVMAVFAEQSSAAAATYLIRFATLWFGVVVGFVALIWFRAREPEPESLDS; this is encoded by the coding sequence GTGGGCAAGCTCGAAAAACGTATTGTGTGGGGCGTCATCTTGGGCGCGGTCGTCTACGCCGGCATCGCACTGTTTAGCGATGTGAGCGAGCTTCTCGACCACTTGGCCACCTTTCCGCTTGCTGTCATGGCGGCAGCCCTGGGGCTGTCGGTGCTCAACTACGGGTTTCGCTTCCTCAAGTGGCACGCCTATCTGGGCCGGTTGGGGTTTCGCATTCCGGCCGGCTCGAGCCTCAATATCTTTTTGGCGGGCATGGTCATGTCGGTCACGCCCGGAAAGGTCGGCGAGGTGCTCAAGAGCTTGCTGCTCAAGGAGCGCCACGGGCTGCCGGTGGCCAAGACGGCACCTGTGGTTCTCGCCGAGCGCATCACCGATTTGCTCGGGCTCTTTGTCATCGCCGGCATCGGCATCACGACCTTCGACTACGGCCGATGGGCGTTCGGCGTCAGCCTGGGGCTGGTCCTCGCCCTCATCCTCGTGCTGAACCGTCCCTCGCTAGTCGGCGCTCTGCTCGACCTGTGTGAGAAGCTTCCGCTGGTCGGCGGTTTGCGCCCCAAGCTCGAAGATGCCTACGCGTCGACGCGCCGACTTCTGGGGTGGAAGCTGTTGTCGTGGACCACCCTGATCAGCGTGATCGGCTGGTCGATGGAGGCGTTGGCCTTTTATCTGATCCTCGACGCGCTCGGCGCTCAGCACGCAGGTATCGAACTGGCTGCCTTTGTCTTCTCGATGACCACCATCTTGGGCGCGGTCAGCTTTCTCCCGGGCGGCCTCGGGGTGACCGAAGGCAGCATGATCGGGGTGTTGATGGTCATGGCCGTCTTCGCCGAGCAGTCCAGCGCGGCAGCCGCTACTTACCTGATACGTTTCGCCACACTCTGGTTTGGCGTCGTCGTCGGATTCGTGGCGCTGATTTGGTTTCGCGCTCGAGAGCCGGAGCCTGAATCACTCGATTCTTGA
- a CDS encoding manganese catalase family protein, translated as MFCHVKELQFDVHVEEPDPRFASLLLEQFGGGNGELKAAMQYFVQAFSCRKPYPEKYDLLMDIATEELSHLEIVGATITMLLDGINGELKDAANNVEWVDIMNDNAKKEQFIHEAVMDPQFLSLSGGGPKLSDSQGNPWTANYVTANGDPTVDLRSNIAAESRAKIVYEYLMQFTDDPGVKDTLGFLMTREIAHFKQFQAALEDIQPNFPPGVLQGDPRFTHKYFNMSNGEDVRGPWNQGQGPWQNGEQWEYIEDPVNQVVSSQGQKSAKAGGDKKSSKEAKKKSQELSKQRSQEIKQSMSKKGKNWSDYSASRASQPGSPSGDRDKPRQRPS; from the coding sequence ATGTTTTGCCACGTCAAGGAACTGCAGTTCGATGTTCACGTCGAAGAGCCCGATCCGCGTTTTGCCAGCCTCCTGCTCGAGCAATTCGGCGGCGGTAACGGTGAGCTCAAGGCTGCCATGCAATATTTCGTGCAGGCCTTTAGCTGCAGGAAGCCGTACCCCGAGAAATACGACCTGCTCATGGACATCGCCACCGAGGAGCTCAGCCACCTCGAGATTGTCGGGGCGACGATTACGATGCTGCTCGATGGGATCAACGGCGAGCTCAAGGACGCCGCCAACAATGTCGAGTGGGTCGACATCATGAACGACAACGCCAAGAAGGAGCAGTTCATCCATGAGGCGGTCATGGACCCGCAGTTCTTGTCACTCAGTGGCGGCGGCCCCAAACTGTCGGACAGCCAGGGCAACCCGTGGACGGCCAACTACGTGACCGCCAACGGTGACCCGACGGTCGACCTTCGCTCGAATATTGCGGCCGAATCACGGGCGAAGATCGTCTACGAATACCTCATGCAGTTTACCGACGACCCCGGTGTCAAAGACACACTGGGCTTTTTGATGACTCGCGAAATTGCGCACTTCAAGCAATTTCAGGCAGCCCTCGAAGATATTCAGCCCAACTTCCCTCCCGGGGTACTGCAGGGAGACCCGCGCTTTACCCACAAGTACTTCAATATGTCGAACGGCGAAGACGTGCGTGGGCCGTGGAACCAGGGCCAAGGCCCCTGGCAGAACGGTGAGCAGTGGGAATACATCGAAGATCCGGTCAATCAAGTCGTCAGCTCACAGGGGCAAAAGAGCGCCAAGGCCGGGGGCGACAAGAAATCGTCCAAAGAGGCCAAAAAGAAGAGCCAAGAGTTGAGCAAGCAGCGCAGCCAAGAGATCAAGCAAAGTATGTCGAAGAAGGGCAAAAACTGGTCTGACTACAGCGCTTCGCGTGCGTCCCAACCCGGCTCGCCGTCTGGCGACCGCGACAAGCCGCGCCAGCGGCCCTCCTGA
- a CDS encoding ParA family protein produces MATALKECSVCDKQFLVKFRYQIERTNNGVEYFCSQKCRQDNTAERGEVECSACSKSFEPKYAFQQATQNGKTVYYCSMECRKPSVSDYRRRAVKNDEGAMRIAVLNQKGGTGKTTTTVNVGAGLAEAGYRVLIIDVDSQGHVGVSLGVGGKKTLYHVLVEEASLDECIVSARPNLDILPADDTLASAEIFLARLDDGRDKLLRKRLLDQQQDYDFVLLDCGPSLSLLNMNALTFAEHLIVPVACDFLSLVGVKQVMKTLKNINRVLMHPISILGILPTFYDMRNNISDEAVKTLKGHFHDKVLPPVRVNTRLKEAPSEEQTIFEYAPESRGATDYRRLVKWLVKQQERRLQATA; encoded by the coding sequence ATGGCTACGGCGCTCAAGGAGTGCTCGGTCTGCGATAAGCAGTTTTTGGTCAAGTTTCGCTACCAGATCGAGCGCACGAACAACGGAGTCGAGTACTTCTGCAGCCAGAAGTGCCGCCAGGACAACACCGCCGAACGCGGTGAAGTGGAGTGCTCGGCTTGCTCGAAGAGCTTCGAACCCAAGTACGCTTTCCAGCAGGCCACTCAGAACGGCAAGACCGTCTACTACTGCAGCATGGAGTGTCGGAAGCCGTCGGTCTCCGACTACCGGCGCAGAGCCGTCAAAAATGACGAAGGGGCCATGCGCATCGCCGTGCTCAACCAGAAGGGCGGCACGGGCAAGACGACCACCACCGTCAATGTCGGCGCCGGACTCGCGGAGGCAGGCTACCGGGTGCTGATTATCGACGTCGATAGTCAGGGCCACGTGGGAGTCAGCCTCGGGGTCGGCGGCAAAAAAACGCTCTATCACGTCCTTGTTGAGGAGGCTTCGCTCGACGAATGCATCGTCTCGGCGCGGCCCAACCTCGACATCCTGCCGGCTGACGACACCCTCGCCTCGGCCGAGATCTTTTTGGCCCGCCTCGACGACGGGCGCGACAAGCTGCTTCGAAAGCGCCTGCTCGACCAGCAGCAAGACTACGACTTCGTGCTGCTCGATTGCGGCCCGAGCCTGTCGCTGCTCAATATGAATGCGCTGACCTTCGCCGAACACCTGATCGTGCCGGTGGCCTGTGACTTCCTGAGTCTCGTCGGCGTCAAGCAGGTCATGAAGACCCTCAAGAATATCAACCGTGTGTTGATGCACCCCATCAGCATCTTGGGGATCCTGCCGACCTTCTACGACATGCGCAACAACATCAGCGACGAGGCGGTCAAAACCCTCAAGGGCCACTTTCACGACAAGGTGCTGCCGCCGGTGCGCGTCAATACCCGCCTCAAAGAGGCGCCCAGCGAGGAGCAGACCATCTTTGAATATGCCCCCGAGAGCCGTGGCGCCACCGATTACCGACGTCTGGTCAAGTGGCTGGTCAAGCAACAAGAGCGGCGACTGCAAGCAACCGCTTGA